A single window of Nicotiana tomentosiformis chromosome 1, ASM39032v3, whole genome shotgun sequence DNA harbors:
- the LOC138910358 gene encoding uncharacterized protein, with translation MKDQHAYSFHVNEEPDGKPWYHNIKKFLATQEYPENATNGQKRALRRLAICYFLNGEVLYMRTPDIGLLRCVDATEATRLLEEIHVGTCGPHMNGFTLAKKILRAGHFWMTMENESIRYVQKCHQCQIYRDFIRVPPNKLNVMGSP, from the coding sequence ATGAAGGATCAACATGCCTATTCTTTCCATGTGAATGAAGAACCAGATGGTAAACCTTGGTATCACAACATCAAGAAGTTCCTCGCAACCCAGGAGTACCCAGAAaatgctactaatggtcaaaagcGAGCCCTCAGGAGATTGGCAATCTGCTATTTCCTCAACGGGGAAGTCTTGTATATGAGGACCCCAGACATAGGTTTGCTAAGATGTGTAGACGCCACCGAAGCAACCAGACTGTTAGAAGAAATACATGTGGGGacgtgcggaccacacatgaatgggtTCACGTTGGCTAAGAAGATTTTGAGAGCTGGacacttttggatgactatggaaaatGAAAGCATCCGctatgtgcagaagtgtcaccagtgtcAGATTTACAGAGACTTCATTCGGGTTCCACCAAATAAGTTAAATGTAATGGGTTCACCCTAG